The genomic DNA GTAGGCGATCTGTTCCGGCCTGACGTAGTCGAAGATGCGGTCGATGATCTCCGCGTACCCTTCACGCCAGCCGTCGAAACGGATGATCGGGTCGAAGTGCAGGCATACCTTGAAGCCCGCTTCGGCGCAGGTTCGCGCCGCCTCCAGCCGTTCCGTCAGGGTGGAGACATCGAACTCCTCGTGCTCGTTGACGAACGGGGCGTTCAGCGACCAGGCGGGCAGGACTCGGTCCGTGCGGGTGGTCCCGTCCATCCAGGAGAGGTCCACCACTTTGGACTTCAGTTCCAGGACCACGTTGTCGTAGTCCTCCAGGAAACGCACCAGGTCTTGGCTGTAGCCGGTCAGGTGTTCGAGGGCCAGGGAGTCGGTGAACTCGCCGGTGCCCACCCGGAAACGGGTGGTCCGGTCCGCGCCGAATCCGTCCGCCAGCTCCCGGAACAGGTCGTCCTGATTGGCCCATATCTTGAGCACCCGGTCCTGGAAATACGCTTGAAGTATGCAGTAGGAGCAGGCCATGGGGCAGTTCTCGCCGATGTGGATGATCCGATAGCCGCAGCAATGGTAGGCGCGGGTGCCCGGGCAGAACCTCAGGAACTTTCCCTTGTATTCCTTGAGGTACAGGGCCTGGGTTTCGCCTTGCTCGAAGATCACCCGGTCCTGGTCTGGCGGAATCACGGTCCAGGGGATATCTCCCTTGCCGCCTTCGGCCAGCCGTTCGCGGACGCGCTGCACCATGGGAACGTTCGTCATGGATTCATCCACGAACACTTGGCCGATCTTGCGCAGGTGGGCGGGCAGCCTATTCATCTTCGCCGCCCGGATTGAAAACGGTTTGCCAGGCCGGGGAATCGGCCATGGCCCGCAGTTCCTCGATGGCCTTGGCGAGCTGGGCCTTGTCGGCGATCCGCACGGACAGCTCCGCGCCGTTGGTCTCGAAACTGTCGGGTTGGATCAGCCGCCAGGATGTGCCGCTCGTCACGGTTCGCGCCGCGGCGTCGAAACAGTCGCGCAAGCGGGTCAGCTCGGGGTATCGGGCCTGACGCGCAGCCGCGCACAGCCGCGCGATGGCGTCCTTGGGAGACAACCCCTGGTCGGGCAGGGCGTCCATTCCGGCGCGGGTCATGACCTCCGCCACGGAACATCCGGCCATTCGACCGGCTTCAAAGAGCCATGTGAGCAGGTTGACCGCGTTGGAGCGGGACCAGGACATGGCCGAGAAAAGCGGCAGGACCGCGTCGCGGTCGGCGTCGGACATGCGCCCGAGAACGGTTCCCGCGGCAAGGGGCAGGAATCCCCGGCCGAGCAGCGCTTGCCATTCGGCGGGCAGTTCGAGCCAGTCCATGAACAACCGGGCGTCCTTGGATTTCGGCCGCACCCCGAGGCGGGGCAGGATATCGCGTTTCAGGGCTTCGGTGTCCATGAGCGGGCGGAAGTATTGTAACGCCTTGAAGCGCATGGCGTCGTCGGGCTGCCGATGGGCGTTGTCCGCCAGATAGAGCAGGCCGAGCCCCACAGCGTCCGCGTCTTCGACCAGACGAGCCAGGACGGGCCTGCCGAGTTCGGCCAGAACGGTCAGTCGGGCCGCGCCCGCGGCCAGTTCCAGCCCGTCGCTTCCCGCATAGGCCAGGACCGGCGCGGATTGCCCCAGCTCCTCAATGGAGTTCCTGAGTGATTCGGTAATATTGTCGGCCCAGAACAGGTGGCTGCCCTCGGCCCGGATGGCCTCGGCGGAGGCCGTGAAAATCTCGTTCGTCAGATGCAATGTGGACTCCTGAAAGTTTCTCTCTTTGTCGCTTCAACGGATTGATATTGTTTGCGAAAGAGGGTATTTTAAGGCGAAGCTTGTAAAAAAGTGACTGTATTTCAAGTGTTTGAAGTAAAGTTGGAGAGCACGTCACGACTTGACATTCTCGCGTTGGTCTTCCTATAGGACTAAACCCGTTAAAAACCAAGTGCCGTGCTTTTCGCGGGGCAGACGGCTCCGCGATTCCGATAAGGACAACCAGAAACGATGTGGAGTGAAGTATGCCTGACCTCAAGACCCAAAGAACGTATGCACTCGTCGGTCACGGCGGTAGCGGCAAAACCACCGTCGCCGAGATGCTGCTTTTCAACTCGGGAGTTGTAAACCGCCTCGGCAAAGTCGAAGAGGGGAACACCGTACTCGACTTCGAGCCCGAGGAAATCAAGCGTCGCGGTTCGATCCAGCCCGGTTTCGCCAGCTTCAAGTGGAACAAGAACGACCATTTTCTCATCGACACTCCCGGCGACTCCAACTTCGCGGGCGATCTCTCCTACTCACTCACAGCGGCCGACGGCGTGGTCATGGTCATCGACGCCGTGGACGGCGTCAAGCCGCTGACTCGCAAGGTCTGGGCCCGGGTTCAGGACATGGGCCTTCCCTCCATGATCGTCATCAACAAGATGGACCGCGACCGGGCCGACTTCGATATGGCCTTCCACGGCATTTCCGAAGCCTTGGGCGCGCGTCCGGCACTGCTTTACTATCCCATCGGTTCCAAGGAGAATTTCAAGGGCGTGGTGGACATGATGTCCGGCAAGGCCCTCATGTTCGGCGACGACGGCGCGGTCGCCGAGGGGGAAATCCCCGGTGATATCGCCGACGAGGTCGAGACCATCCGCGAGACCATGATCGAGAACATCGCCGAGAGCGATGAGGACCTCATGGAAAAATACTTCGAGGAAGGCGAGCTTTCTCCCGAAGACATCACCAAGGGCCTTCAGGCAGGCGTCGCTTCCGGCGAGCTGGTCCCGGTTGTGGTGAGCGCGGCGTTGAATTGCCAGGGCGGCCAGATGATTCTGGATACCGTCCAGAATTTGCTCCCCGGACCTCTGGACCACAAGCCGTGGCAGGGCGAGGACGGCAGCGAGCTGGCCAGTTCCTCGGACGAGCCCCTGGCCTGTTTCGTCTTCAAGACCCAGGCCGATCCCTTTGCCGGGCAGTTGACCGTGATCCGTGTCCTTTCCGGCGAGCTTTCCCCTGATTCGCAGCTCGTGAATACTTCCAACGGCGAGAAAGAGCGTGTGGGACAGCTCCTGGCCATGAACGGCAAGGAACAGGCTCCGGTGAAGACCCCCATGGGGCCCGGTGCCATCGTCACCCTGGCCAAGCTCAAGAACACCCACACGGGCGACACCCTGGTGGAGAAGGGCGAGTTCAAGCTCGCCAGGCCCGAAAAGGCGCCGCAGCTCATCACTTTCGCACTTGCGCCCGAGGAAAAGGGCGAAGAGGACAAGGTCTATGCCGCCGTGGCCAAGCTCCTCGAAGAGGATATCACCTTGACCCTGTCCCGCGACGAGGAATCCGGCGATATTCTGCTTTCCGGAATGGGCCAGAACCACATCGAAATATCGGTCGAAAAGGCCAAGCGCCGCTACAAGACCGCCATCGTGCTCAAGACCCCCAAGGTTCCGTATCGCGAGACCTTCAAGACCGGCGCGCGGGAGATTCAGGGACGCCACAAGAAGCAGTCCGGCGGGCGCGGCCAGTTCGGCGACTGCTGGATTCACGTGGCCCCCAAGGGCTCCGGCGAAGGCTACGAATTCGTGGATCAGATCGTGGGCGGCTCCATCCCGCGCCAGTTCATCCCCGCCGTGGATAAGGGTATCCAGGAAACCGCCGCTCGCGGCGTGCTCGCCGGGTATCCCGTCATCGATTTCCAGGTGACGCTCTATGACGGCAGCTACCATAACGTGGATTCCTCGGAAATGGCCTTCAAGGTGGCCGGTTCCCTGGCCTTCAAGAAGGCTTGCGAAAAGGCCAAGATGGCCCTTCTCGAACCGATCATGCTCGTCACCGTGGCCGTGCCCGACGCCTTCATGGGCGACGTCATCGGCGACCTCTCCTCGCGGCGCGGCAAGGTGCTCGGCTCCGACTCCCAGGCAGGCCTCACCGAGGTCAAGGCGCATGTGCCCATGGCCGAAATGCTTCGCTATGCCCCGGACCTCAACTCCATGACCGGCGGACAGGGAACCTTCTTCATGGAGTTTGCCGCCTACGAGGAATGCCCGCCCCAGGAAACCGAAAAAGTCATCGCCGCCCATAAAAAGGCCGTCGAAGAATAATCTCGTTATTGTCTGTGACCCCAAAGGGCGACGGCTTGGCCGTCGCCCTTTTTTTTTGTGGGGATGCCTCCGGCGGCCCCCCAACCCCTTCCTTTCCTGAACTTTTTCGTGCCGCTTTGCGGAGGCGTGGGGGGCTGGATATTTCTATTTTGCGGATTGTTGGGGTTAGGCTTTCTTTTGAAAAGAAGTTAATCTCCTCGTTGACCTTCGACCGCGCGGATGCGCCTCTAAAAAGTTTCGGAGGGTGAGAGGGGATAAGGGGGGCCAGGAGGCTTCTCCGGCAATGCACGGATTTTTCTTTTCTTGTTTCATGCAGTGTTTTGGTTTAGTTACGGGGGAGTTTGCACAATAAGGACGGATCATGCTTCGACGACTGTTTTTCATCATACTGCTCGTTCCCGTAACTGTTTGGTATTCATTAAAAATGCTTAAGGTGGACCCGGAGACCTCCACGCCTGCCGAGTACGACCGCTGGGGGTTGGCCTGGGGCGCGGCCGCAGTGAAGCTTTCCGGCATCCGGATTGAAGCGGACATGGGCGAGGTGGACCCGAACGGGCATTACGTATTCATCGGCAACCATCAGTCCAATCTGGACATTCCGGTCCTGTTCAAGCTGTTGAAGGGTAACCGCATCCGGTTCGTGGCCAAAAAGTCCCTGTTCGAGATTCCTCTTTATGGCAAGGCCCTGGCTCACGCGGGCCATATCTGCATCGACCGGGAGAACCGGCGTGCGGCCATGAA from Pseudodesulfovibrio thermohalotolerans includes the following:
- a CDS encoding lysophospholipid acyltransferase family protein, which produces MLRRLFFIILLVPVTVWYSLKMLKVDPETSTPAEYDRWGLAWGAAAVKLSGIRIEADMGEVDPNGHYVFIGNHQSNLDIPVLFKLLKGNRIRFVAKKSLFEIPLYGKALAHAGHICIDRENRRAAMKSLNEAVETAKSGISPVIFPEGTRNTKLDELMEFKIGAMILALKAGLPVVPIVMTNTGRVMGKGDFFIDNRPVVRFKALPVIDPSRYTLKEREQFKNDLYAMMNQAYKELLAKG
- a CDS encoding elongation factor G, which produces MPDLKTQRTYALVGHGGSGKTTVAEMLLFNSGVVNRLGKVEEGNTVLDFEPEEIKRRGSIQPGFASFKWNKNDHFLIDTPGDSNFAGDLSYSLTAADGVVMVIDAVDGVKPLTRKVWARVQDMGLPSMIVINKMDRDRADFDMAFHGISEALGARPALLYYPIGSKENFKGVVDMMSGKALMFGDDGAVAEGEIPGDIADEVETIRETMIENIAESDEDLMEKYFEEGELSPEDITKGLQAGVASGELVPVVVSAALNCQGGQMILDTVQNLLPGPLDHKPWQGEDGSELASSSDEPLACFVFKTQADPFAGQLTVIRVLSGELSPDSQLVNTSNGEKERVGQLLAMNGKEQAPVKTPMGPGAIVTLAKLKNTHTGDTLVEKGEFKLARPEKAPQLITFALAPEEKGEEDKVYAAVAKLLEEDITLTLSRDEESGDILLSGMGQNHIEISVEKAKRRYKTAIVLKTPKVPYRETFKTGAREIQGRHKKQSGGRGQFGDCWIHVAPKGSGEGYEFVDQIVGGSIPRQFIPAVDKGIQETAARGVLAGYPVIDFQVTLYDGSYHNVDSSEMAFKVAGSLAFKKACEKAKMALLEPIMLVTVAVPDAFMGDVIGDLSSRRGKVLGSDSQAGLTEVKAHVPMAEMLRYAPDLNSMTGGQGTFFMEFAAYEECPPQETEKVIAAHKKAVEE
- a CDS encoding SPL family radical SAM protein encodes the protein MNRLPAHLRKIGQVFVDESMTNVPMVQRVRERLAEGGKGDIPWTVIPPDQDRVIFEQGETQALYLKEYKGKFLRFCPGTRAYHCCGYRIIHIGENCPMACSYCILQAYFQDRVLKIWANQDDLFRELADGFGADRTTRFRVGTGEFTDSLALEHLTGYSQDLVRFLEDYDNVVLELKSKVVDLSWMDGTTRTDRVLPAWSLNAPFVNEHEEFDVSTLTERLEAARTCAEAGFKVCLHFDPIIRFDGWREGYAEIIDRIFDYVRPEQIAYMSMGSFRCMPQLNPIIEDKFPETTYIYNEFVPGLDGKARLLRPLRVEQFKFMVDRLRAHGMEEQLYFCMESTEVWREVFGYAPQDFGGLGKRLMNRAFGE